The genomic window ATTGACCCAATCCACATTGGTCTACAAACAACTTACATTTTTCATTTTTACATACAAATTATGCATATTGCTCCATCCACCTCTAAATCTAATTGAAGGTTCACCATCTACAATGTCAAGAGTGTTGCATATATGATTTTCTTCACCTTTAGAAGACAAAATAGTATAATCCATTGTTATCTGTATGAACCCTAAAACAAGTGTCATTAACCATCTATCAAAATTAAGCtataaatcaatcaaattaaaacaatgaGACAAGAGCTAAACAAAATTAATTCACTCAACATTAAGATTAAGCTAAGAATCATACCTTTAATTCGCTCAATTATCCCAATTAGCTCAACACCTTCAAGAAtttagaaaaaaatcaaattaaggtAACTTTTAACCAAAACCTAAATAAGATGatgaaattaatatcaataaacGATTTTTTTGTTAGAATAGGATTTACCTCTACTCGTTAATTAATGGGATacatttatttttgcaagaaatcGGATTGCTTATCGTTTTTGAAGATTATAgtgaaggagaagatgaaaaaacCATGAAAATGTTGAAGAATAATGAAAACATCCAGGAGAATTGCTCCTAATATCGACTTCCTACATAAACGGGGGACCGTCCCccgtttggattttttttcttttagacgggggactgtcccccgtcaagatttctttttatttattacgGGAGACTGTCCCCCGTAAGGTTTGAAAAAAACTATTAAACAGGGGACGGTCCCCCGGCTAGTCCTTCTTTTATATTTGCCTATAGTGGCCATACTCGTTCATATGGACGAGTGGTCGTTCATATGGACGAGTGGTCGTTCATATGGGCGAGTTATTCTCCAAATGGAGACTACCCATACCCTTTGCTCTAACTATAACTAATATAATAATTACTTTTATAACCAATTAATCATTATAAAATCAGTTGGAAATTGAGTttaattttacttcaaaatgattaTTATTTGTCTTACTTGATACGGTAATAGGCCTCAACTCAACCAAGTTGTTTTAGTCCAGTCTTGGCGTTTTAGTCCCAGTCCAGTCTCGGCTAGGCCTGCACAGAAACCGAACCGTAACCGAATTAACCGAATCGTAACCGCAACGAAACCGATAATCCAAAGGTCGGTCACGATTTTAATTTTAATAATCATTAGATCTTCGGTTCGACTAACGGTTCCACCATTAACCGCACCATAACCGAACCGGAAAACCGATATATGACAACCGTTGATCTAATTATATCACGAACATCCATTTATTCCCCAAATACAATAAAACCTAACCCtaattcaaaaaaaatcaaacttttcTTTTCCTCTCTTCTCCAGTCCAGCAGCGACAACCACCATTCACCGCCTCTATCATCGATTCATGAAGAACAACCCTACCATCACAAGAACAACAGATAATATGTAGGAATGATTTTATGATTAATCACTTATGTTTGAAGGATTTAGATTAAATCACGAAAGTTATTATCTAAATATGCATGATATATCTTTTGTTTTGAGTTTGGATTTTGGTTACTGTTTTTGCTTAATTTTTGATAAATAATTGGATCtaaatttctttctgtttttctttttttgaagtaTCATGTTATGTTTGTATTCTTTTACAGGAAATTGGATCTGTTATTATATGAAGAGAGAAAGAAGGTATGGTTATGTTGATGGGAGTAAAAGATAAAGAGTTTCCAGAGATAGTATGATATGGTGGATCTGTTAAGGGGAATCGTGATCAATTAACTAGTTCTGATTTTTTGAGGATGGAAGCTTGAAGGTTGCAATGGAATTAGGGCACTTAATTTGACTTATTCAGTGTTTTTCTTTCCAaagtttgttggataaaactttgTTTCTCCATTTTAATGGTTCATTTGTTGAATGTGTTTGGAAACCACTTGAATGTAATGTAAGAAAACTACTTCATTTTAATGGTTCTACTGTTTGTACTTCTTTTTTTGTTCATAATTTTTCCATTGGTATAAACCGATGACAACCGCACCGTAACCGAGTAGACACTGTTAGTTTAAAACCGCACCGAAGAATGAACGGTTCGGTTACAGTTTTGATTCTCATAACCGCTGTATGTACAGTTTCTTCAATGATTTTAGCTAAAAACCGAACCGACCGAACCGTGTGCAGGCCGAGTCAGCTCTACGACTCTAAAAACGGGCCCCTGGCTCAGCTagtcatccccgttccccaaagtttaatgcgctccaggaggttacaggttcgagtccccaatggcgtaatattgcaggaattaacatggaaggtagtgttagtttgccccccttgtgacacaatctcagcccctccttccgccgtttcggctcccttggctagttTACCCATGAAGCTCGCTGGTAgattagcacaacaacctgttcaattaatgtaatagtatgtcgttggagcttatcttgttaggcttccaactagtttcatgtaataataataaaaaaagaaatttaaTAAAAAACTATGGCCTGCCCCTAGCTGGATTTACTTTGACAGGTTGTCCATCTTCTGTTATCCTCCGCGGACAACATCAAGCGCAAACTACCTAATTTACCCTAATCAACCTAACCACTTCAACCAACACaaaacataccactaccaaggaccATATAGTAATTAAATCTTCAAACACAACATACGATTCCTTCCCCAATTCAAACcgcatggaagaaaaaaaaaagaaaatctcttTCCCATTTCTCCTTTCTGTCTTTTTTTCTTTACATTCTCTCCTCCTAAATTTCCACCCTAAATTTCAGATCAGATTAAACCAACACTTTTTCACAAATCAAAATCGATCAGTCTACAAGAGATCTGATTCTGTgaagattttggtttttaattgttCGGTTTGGAATCGAACCGAACAATGGGGGATTTTAACCTAGCTTTGGTAATTGTTGCGATAGTTGTGACAGTATTAGTATTCATCTTCAATGTATACTTATTGATTAATTATCAACATCCAGATGATGCTAACCAGGCATATTTCCCtaaatttgttgttgtttttggtcTATCTGTTGCTGCTATCTCTATATTGATGTTACCAGCTGATGTTGCTAATCGACAAGCTTGTAGTAATGCTATATATAATGGAGCTTGTAATCTTACTTTGCCTATGAAGACTCTTTGGTTGGTTGTTTACATAGTTGATGCTGTTCTTGTTTTCTTGGTTATTCCTTTCGCTATGTTCTTCTACGAAGGAGACCAAGAAaagtatgtatttcttcttcttcaccactcTTTACCTTTTCGTTGGTTTCCTCTATTTCATTTTTTGATTTTATACGGTGATTTATGAATTGGTCATTTCTGTCTATGTTTTCAGGAGTGTAGGGAAAAGGATAAAGAGCGCGTTATTATGGTGTGGGACGTCCGTGATTGTTTGTGGTCTTGTGCTTGGGATTTTATATGGTTAGTTGTTTGTTGAATTTTGGGTTTCATTTCATTAGTTTTGATAAATGTTCTGCTGGTGCTTTTACTGAGATGAACTTCATAGAAATTGAACTCATTTGCCTAACATTACATCAGCTATATGAAATACTATTGTTTGGTTACAAACTTTGTGCACTGTCACATCCAACTTGGATTTTTTTAGGGTCGTTTGAAAATGTGGTTGCTTCTTATGGTGTTAATAGGCCTGCGATAGTGGGAGTGGTTTTGAGCTTAAGATTAACGTGTCCATTATTTTTTGGATGTGGATATGGATATTCCAAATATTAGACATTTGGTCTTGTGCCAAAGTTTATCTGCGTGAAAGAGAAGTTGTTTCAGCACTTGCTTTGAAAACTATGTAGCTAAAATGCTGAGGTCACATTATTTTTAGATGAACATCCTATGATTAAGCTGGTTCAGCACTTTCTATGAAAACCATGTAGCAAATGCTGAGCTCACATTTTTTTAGATGAGCATCATATGGTTAACTTGCTTTGAAAACCGTGTAGCTACAATGCTGAGGTGACATTATTCTTAGATGAGCACCATATGATTAAGTTAGTTCAGCACACTTGCTTTGAGGACTATGTAGCTAAAGTGCACTTTGTCACATTATTATTAGatgagcatttatatgtttaagtTGGTTAAGGCACTGGCTTTAAAAACCATGTAGCTAAAGTGCTTAGATGGACATCATATAATTAAGTTGGTTCAGCAGACTATGTAAATAATATGCTCAGGTTACATCAACATCATATAATTAAGCTTTTCAGCACACTTGGTAAGAAACCCATGTAAAGAAGATACTGATGTAACATCATTTTAGAGGAACATCTTGTACCATAGACAAATGAGTGGTCAGATGAAACAACACAATAAAATATCTATTGGCAGGATTGGTGGGAAAATTATCTCTGTAGGAGGGGCCTTTAGGCACCCATGGTGTTAGTGCAACACTTCGTCAAGGGAATTCTGTACTTCATGGTGGTTCTTGGGCTAATATTATAGTGGTTACCAGGACATGAATGTAGGAGATGAAATTGCAAAAAGAGTTCCACAAATAAAGGTTCAATGTTGTAGTGCCCTCTTCATTTCATCAGTAACACTGTAGTTATCGTGGTTGACCTCTTAATTTTCTTAAACTGAGAGGACTAATGGTTTTTGCATGATTTTCTTATGATGTTTCCCAAGTATGTCATGTGACCACGAGGGATACTCTTTTGTAGTATGCTCTATAGGATTATGTACAGTACGTATAATCAAAACTCTTAATGGAACTTAAATCATTTTAATGTGCTTGGATTCTCTCTTAACTACCCCATATTCATATTACATCTAATTCGCCATTTGTATATCTCTTTGCCTTGTTGCAGGGGTAATTGGGAAGGTAGATTTCACAGTCAGGCACCTTTCTTCATCCGCAAATAACTTTCCAAATGACTGGAAAACCTTCTCTAGCGGTCAACCTTGTGGAAACTCAACAAATCACCAGGTACAATCTTCTCTATTTGTAACTTTTTTCACAATTTCAGAATATCGATCCATTTGCTTTAGATATATGGTTGTTCCCTGTTTTTCCCCATGGTGTGTGAACATTTTACGTAAGAGCCTTTGTGATAAAGTTCCTCTGGAATATAATGTAGCATAATGTAGATATCGATCATAATGTAGCATCACTGTGAATTCCGCATATGATGAGAAAGTAAATCTCATTTCTTTCTTAATGGTTGTCTACTATGGTCAGTGCTCCGCATACACAGCAAATGCTGCATCAGAGTCAACTTGGACAATGCGCACTACATTCCCTGAATATGTTGTCGCTCTTGCTACCATTGTGGGATCAGTACTTTTCTCTGTAAGTTTTCCTTGCAATAGCTTTATCTTGTGCTCTGCAATCTATCTAATCTAATTTGGTACCGCGTAATCTGCTCATCTATTGTTGGACCTCGTGAAAGACACTTTTTGAAACTTGTTTAAAAATATAGGTTTCTTCCTTAAAATTCATTTCACGTTACTTCAACTTACTTTCTTTGATGTGTTTATAAAACTCAGTTACTTAAAACATCTTCTCAATATCCAACAGATATTTGGTGGCGTTGGCATTGTTTCCTTGCCTTTAGGACTTATATTTTCATTTATTCGGCGTCCAAAGGCTGTCATTACTCGCTCACAGTATATCAAGGTGCGTTTGTGCGTCAATTGAAGTTTTCGGTGCACGAGATCACATTTTATATACTAGAGTTACTTACAGAGCGTCAGTATTAATTTCAGGAAGCAACTGAGCTGGGAAAAAAAGCAAAAGAATTGAAGAAAGCAGCTGATGCACTCCGCCAAGAGGAGAAAAACGGTGCTAAGGGGAGAAAATGGCGCAAAAATGTCAAGGCTGTTGAAAAGGTAGTACATGTACCACCACTTATGATATGTGAGGTTTAAATATTCTATGCATTGGTCGCTAATGGATTTTTATGAGGTAGTTAAATATTCTAATGTAAGCGACTGTTTTTCTGATGACTTGTCATCTTGCTCACTCTGCTAATATTCAGACTATCCATGACATTGTTTCCGCATCTTTTGCCAATTTGATCTCTTAAATACTAAAATGCTTGTTGGAATTGTTGTTTTAATTTTTAGGAGTTGCTTCTCTTAGAAGAGGATGTGAAAGCTTTGGAGGAGATGTATCCTCAAGGGGAAAAGGTGATGACTTTGTCATAATTAGCCTGAAGATCAACAGTTGCCATATAACTGTTTCTAACGTTATTTCATCTCATTTGTTTACTGATTTATCTAGGCGGAGACTTCTTGGGCTTTAACTGTTATTGGTTACTTGGCAAAACTTGTGTTGGGGGTTCTAGGGTAAGTTCCTTCATATCATATTATCATTGTCGAAGCACTTTTAGTTTGGTATCACAAATATGTTTTGCTACTAATTTGTGTAACATGCTTTATACATAGGTGTATAATAAGTTAACAAGCTACCAGTTGAATCTGTAATGAAGCATTAGAACATTTATTTATTGTTGGAACTTGGAATCATCTTTTATTTTTCCTCTAGGAATAtaaattgaatcaagttgctgaGTGAGGGATGTGTTACCCAATTAACCCTTGGTATACACTTTTTCTGTGTCCTAGAACTGAGCCTCATAGGTTAAGTCTAAAATGTATCCAAGGCAACTCTTCCCCTTTAGAGAGGCTTTGTAAGATGATATAAATAGATAACCAGCTGAGCCGATGCATCGTGTATCGCCCTTTTGAGGAATATTGTACGAAGGTGTATATGTACCATTCGacctccatttcttttcttgcatgtgtttttcttttttttcctcccAACCATTCTATAGAATTTAGAGAATTCTGATGTTGCGTCACGATTTCCTTGTatgttactttttttttctccAGGTTGATTGTATCGGTGGCATGGATTGCACATATTATTATATACCTGCTAATTGATCCTCCACTTACCTCTTTTCTAAATGAAGTTTTTATCAAGCTCGATGATGTCTGGGGTATGTCAGCAGGAACTCTTGTGCATAGACATTTCTCATTGTTTTCAAGGGTTTTAATCTGATGTGCACTTCTTCTCTATCTACAGGTCTTCTAGGTACAGCTGCGTTTGCATTCTTCTGTTTTTACCTTCTGTTGGCAGTGATTGCAGGGGCCATGATGCTTGGTCTACGATTAGTTTTCATAACAATCCATCCCATGAAGTAATAAACCTTCCCTTTCAATCTTAAGACAATTTGTCACATCTTTTCATGAGCTGACAATTTTTCCTTTCATTTTAACCAAATGTCAATCTAGATGGGGAGCAACTCTTATGAACTCGTTTCTTTTCAACGTCGGACTCATCCTCCTTTGCTCCATCAGGTCTGTAGATTTGATCCTTTAAGTATGGACATTTGGAGTTGGAAACTTTTATACTTGCGTTATTTCTGAAACACTTATTTGGTGTAGTCACATTGGAAACTATATAGTTAAGAAATGTCTAGGTCTTTTATTTGTCTAGAGTTCATTTAATATGATTTTGAATTTATTATCTTGGTAAAAGGTGATTAACTTGTTGTCATTTGCTCTTGTGTTTCTGCAGTGTAATTCAGTTCTGCGCAACAGCCTTCGGTTATTATGCTCAAGCAACTGCTGCGCAGGAAATATTTGGCCACACTTTGCAATCTCTTCGCGGAATCAAATATCTCTACAAGTCGGTTACAACTAGGCTTGGTACTGTTAATACTAATTATTCTTTTGTGCTTTACTGATTTGTTTGGGTTTTACTTTTCAGGTATAACATATTTCAAATTGCATTCATTGTTCTAGCAGGACTGACTTTTATCTACTATGCAATCTTTGTAAGTCTGGTTTTATCATTTAAATCTTATATATATGAAATGTTAATAATGAACTCTTACAAATTGCAACTATTTTGTTTAGGGCTGGAGAAAGAGAAAACCTAGTGGGAGGTTCCAACTTGCCACATAAATGGTCCTCAAGTGATCTGCAAGTGCATCCAAAACTTGTTCTGGTTTCAGATTTGGTATTTGTAAGGCCAGCTTTTGTTTCCATATTGTCATATCTGGAGAAGCAGGCGGTTTATCAGAGTGTAAATTTGATTGCTACAGTGGGAATACTTTGGGAGTGTTAGTGCTGCTGTTGCTGGTATCTTTTCGAGTATTTGTCTTAGTTAATCATTTTGTTTGTACTAATTGTATTACGATACCAGGTTATATGTGCAGtgagtgttttttttctttctcctgaTGATGTATTTGCAAACCAGAAAAAAAATCTTGTACTCTAATATATGATGACCAAAGCAGAGGAATATTTCATTAAGATTGTGCGATGCATTAATGCCAAGTACATGTTGTACTCAAGCCAACTGCCTTTTTTTACCAGTTAAAATTATTCAAAATCCAGATTACATGTCACAAACAAATTCCAGTTTTCATAGAAACAGTTGTTGAATACGGAATGGTACACCTAACGCTTAAATCCACAACATCTTACCTTCTCTTCCTTGGTATAATCAGTGAACATCTTCTCAAATTCCAAATCTTTGAACTTATTGTTTCCAAAATCACACACATTGGGTCCATTTCCAATACAGAGCAAGGAGTTCATCTTCAGTTGCCTTCAGATCTGCTTTTGAGTATGTGATTCCTCCCATACCAATACCTGTTGAAGTAATAGACTTTTCTGACATTGTGCTGGTTGACCTCTTTCCTTTCATCACCTTAGAATAGGATTTGCTCAATACTTACTTTGATATAGAAAAACTCACAAGAGAAGAATGTGCATGTATATCTATATCAAAGTTAGCTACAACTTCTCCTTGAATAATCATTAAGGAAGCTTCATGTGCCATTAGCTAGCTATTGTGAAGTTTCCCCCTCACTAGGAAAGATACTCTCGAGTAGGTGCTTTTAAAAATTGTGAAGCTTCATCTAGTTAATAactagaagaaaagaaaaaaaaaatatttgttgaAGCCGAGCCATGTCAGATGCTTATAAGACATGCTGCAGTCAATTCACCATAGACAGCAGAAGTTTGGTATACATGAGCTTTGCAACCAAAATGATCATCAATTCTGACTTAAACGTGTCTTTAATTGTTACCTTATGCTGTTGTTGAGGCGACATACTACATCAACATTCCATACGAAGGAAAACTTCGTCAGCTACTAACTTACATATCCCGTCTCTGAGCTCAATGCCCAGGAGCTTAAAAATTGATGAAAGGTATATGGATCAAAGGATGTTAAGCATGCCATTCGGCCAACTACCAATAACATCAGTAAAAGCACTGCAGAGGTTGGAAGGAACTTTatgtataaactcttacaatttCTGTTGTAACGGGGTTTACATGTAAAATTAACATCTCTCCACGGCGATCATTattcaaaaagaaaattttgagggTGAAGCTCTTCACCCCTCCCCGTGTCATGGTAATTGGCTTTCAATGACTGGAGATGCACCATGGACAGGATTAAGTGTTAAATTATGTTGTATCATGGTAATTGGCTATCAACGACTGAAGCTGCTTCTTTATAAACAGGAACAAGTGTTAACTTATGATGGCTGTTTATCTGGTATTGGTTGTTCTTCTCGCTTGCTTTAGCAGGTGAATGCGGAGAGCCCAGAGGATTTTCTTCCTCACTGTTGTGGTTGGGAAGATGTTCCGTAATTGAATTAAGGAATTCTTGGAAACCGAGGTTTTCTTCTATGGACGTGTTTACCTCTGGCTCCATATCTCGTCTTTCACAATGGTCGATGCATATAATTCTCCTCTGATGCAGCTCATCCTTGACTATCTGAGCAAAAGAAAAGGAATCATaaaatattcagaaaaaaatataacTCTCATACCGCACAAAAGAGATAATCACAAAATCAGATACTGGCAATGCCATTATCATCAAACAGGTGCACGAATAGCATAAATTTCCCCTACTTTTCCCACTTAAGTTCAATAAAGATGTTACTCGATTTGGTGACACTAATTATTAGTTAGCAATATTCACTTGCAGCCGTTCAATGTCATTAACATAGAAAATTCATGACTAAGTCAAATCTTTAGTTTCTTACGAAACTGCAGCCAATTTAAGCCATTGTTGAAGTATTTATGTCAGAGGACGAAATCCTAGGATACAGAAATTGTGGGAATATTTTTTACGCAAAGCAAACCAACTAAAAAACCTCGCATTCCTTCACTCACATAACAAGTACAGGTCCTATAAATGACTATATACCAAATTTCATATTTTAACCTCGAAGTGTAAGAGATATCCTACATGTGTACTTCATGGTTCAGTTTATTTTAGACTCACATTACCACTCTAACAAAATGCAGTATAAGCTGAAGACCAGAATGGACATGCACCACCAGAGTTTATGATTACTTTGTTATCATCACGGACCCCAAAAAAAAACTACCTTTATGTCATTATCCCCCAAAACAACTTCTTCACTGCATGTATTTCCA from Papaver somniferum cultivar HN1 unplaced genomic scaffold, ASM357369v1 unplaced-scaffold_19, whole genome shotgun sequence includes these protein-coding regions:
- the LOC113338216 gene encoding LIMR family protein At5g01460-like; the protein is MGDFNLALVIVAIVVTVLVFIFNVYLLINYQHPDDANQAYFPKFVVVFGLSVAAISILMLPADVANRQACSNAIYNGACNLTLPMKTLWLVVYIVDAVLVFLVIPFAMFFYEGDQEKSVGKRIKSALLWCGTSVIVCGLVLGILYGVIGKVDFTVRHLSSSANNFPNDWKTFSSGQPCGNSTNHQCSAYTANAASESTWTMRTTFPEYVVALATIVGSVLFSIFGGVGIVSLPLGLIFSFIRRPKAVITRSQYIKEATELGKKAKELKKAADALRQEEKNGAKGRKWRKNVKAVEKELLLLEEDVKALEEMYPQGEKAETSWALTVIGYLAKLVLGVLGLIVSVAWIAHIIIYLLIDPPLTSFLNEVFIKLDDVWGLLGTAAFAFFCFYLLLAVIAGAMMLGLRLVFITIHPMKWGATLMNSFLFNVGLILLCSISVIQFCATAFGYYAQATAAQEIFGHTLQSLRGIKYLYKYNIFQIAFIVLAGLTFIYYAIFGWRKRKPSGRFQLAT